The DNA segment GATGGACAAGAGCATCCTGTTCCTTGGCCATGAATGGCACGCGCCTACCGTCATCTGCCTGCTGCTGTTTGTCGGTGCCATGGGCAAGTCGGCACAGCTCGGCCTGCACACCTGGCTGCCGGACGCTATGGAAGGCCCGACCCCGGTGTCGGCGCTCATCCATGCCGCGACCATGGTGACGGCGGGCGTGTTCATGGTCGCGCGGATGTCGCCGCTGTTCGAGCTGTCGCAGACCGCACTCAATGTGGTTCTGTTCATCGGCGCCTCGACGGCGTTCTTCGCCGCGACGATCGGCTGCGTGCAGAACGATATCAAGCGCGTGATCGCCTACTCCACCTGCTCGCAGCTCGGCTACATGTTCACGGCGCTGGGCACGGGGGCCTATTCGGTCGGCGTGTTCCACCTGCTGACGCATGGCTTCTTCAAGGCGCTGCTGTTCCTGGCGGCCGGCTCCGTGATCACGGCGATGCACCATGAGCAGGACATGCGCCACATGGGCGGCCTGTGGCGGAAGATCCCCTTCACCTACGGCACCATGATGATTGGTGGCCTCGCGCTGACGGGGTTCCCCTTCACCGCCGGCTACTATTCGAAGGACGCGATCATCGAGACCGCCTTCGTCAGCCAGAGCCCGTTCGCGACCTATGCCTGGGTGATGACGGTCGGCGCGGCGGCACTGACCGCCTTCTACACCTGGCGTCAGATGTTCATGACCTTCCACGGCGAGACGAGGGCGGATCATCACACCTTCGATCACGCGCATGAATCGCCGCTGACGATGCTGATCCCGCTGGGAGTGCTCTCCTTCGGAGCCCTCTTCGCCGGCATGATCCTCTACCCCTATTTCGTGGGGCATGACGTTCACAGCTTCTTCCGCGACGCGATCTTCATGGGCGAGGAGAACAAGATCCTCGAGGAGATGCACCACATCCCGTTCTGGGCCAAATGGGCGCCGACGGCGATGATGGTGCTGGGCTTCCTGACCGCCTACTGGATGTACATCTCCAACCCGGCGGTTCCGAAGGCTCTCGCGAAGCAGAACGACGTGCTGTACCGCTTCCTGCTCAACAAGTGGTACTTCGACGAGATCTACGACTTCCTGTTCGTGCGGACCACCAAGTGGGTCGGCAACTTCCTGTGGAAGCAGGGCGACATCCGGGTGATCGACGGCTACGGCCCGAACGGCGTGTCGGCGCGTGTGGTTGACGTGACCAACCGCGTGGTCCGGCTGCAGACCGGCTATCTCTACCACTATGCGTTCGTGATGCTCGTGGGCGTCGCGGCCCTCATTACCTGGTTCATGTTCGGGGGCGCGCACTGATGTACGACTGGCCCATTCTCTCCGTCGTAACCTTCCTTCCCCTGGTCGGCGCCCTTCTCATCGTGCTGATGATCCGTGGCGATGACGAGGTTGCCAAGCGCAACGCCCGTTGGGTGGCGCTGTGGGCAACGCTGGTGACGTTCGTCATCTCGCTGCTGCTGCTCACCGGCTTCGACGCCTCGGGAACCGAATTCCAGTTCGTCGAGATGCGGAGCTGGATCGGCGACGTGGCCGCCTATCGCATGGGCGTGGACGGCATCTCGCTGCCCTTCGTTCTGCTCACCACGCTGCTGATGCCGATGTGCATCCTGGCAAGCTGGGAGTCGGTGCAGCTGCGCGTCAAGGAGTACATGATCTGCTTCCTGGTGCTCGAGACGCTGATGATCGGTACCTTCGCGTCGCTGGACCTGCTGCAGTTCTACATCTTCTTCGAAGGTGGCCTGATCCCGATGTTCCTGATCATCGGCATCTGGGGCGGCAAGCGGCGTATCTATGCGACGTTCAAGTTCTTCCTCTACACGCTGGCCGGCTCGGTGCTCATGATGCTCGCCATCATGGCGATGTACTGGCAGGCCGGCACCACCGACATCACCTCGCTGCTGCACTTCAACTTCCCGTCCGGCATGCAGAAGTGGTTGTGGCTGGCGTTCTTTGCCTCCTTCGCGGTGAAGATGCCGATGTGGCCGGTGCACACTTGGCTCCCCGACGCGCATGTCGAGGCACCAACGGCCGGTTCCGTGATCCTGGCGGGTATCATGCTGAAGATGGGCGGCTATGGCCTGCTGCGCTTCAGCCTGCCGATGTTCCCGGAAGCCTCGGCCTATTTCGCGCCGTTCGTTTTCACGCTCTCGGTGATCGCGATCGTCTATACCTCGCTCGTCGCCCTGATGCAGGAAGACATCAAGAAGCTGATCGCCTACTCCTCCGTCGCCCATATGGGCTA comes from the Ancylobacter pratisalsi genome and includes:
- a CDS encoding NADH-quinone oxidoreductase subunit M gives rise to the protein MYDWPILSVVTFLPLVGALLIVLMIRGDDEVAKRNARWVALWATLVTFVISLLLLTGFDASGTEFQFVEMRSWIGDVAAYRMGVDGISLPFVLLTTLLMPMCILASWESVQLRVKEYMICFLVLETLMIGTFASLDLLQFYIFFEGGLIPMFLIIGIWGGKRRIYATFKFFLYTLAGSVLMMLAIMAMYWQAGTTDITSLLHFNFPSGMQKWLWLAFFASFAVKMPMWPVHTWLPDAHVEAPTAGSVILAGIMLKMGGYGLLRFSLPMFPEASAYFAPFVFTLSVIAIVYTSLVALMQEDIKKLIAYSSVAHMGYVTMGIFTLTQEGIQGAVFQMVSHGFVSGALFLCVGVVYDRMHTREIAAYGGLVHRMPIYATVFMVFTMANVGLPGTSGFIGEFLTLLSAFGRNTWVAFFATTGVILSAAYALWLYRRVIFGPLEKESLKSIMDINHREMLSLVPLLFFTILFGIWPQPILDACDVAVSAIVARADLAVGAVKAASLVLP
- the nuoL gene encoding NADH-quinone oxidoreductase subunit L, producing the protein MYQVIVFLPLLGFLIAGLFGRMIGARASELVTTTLLCISAFFAWIVFFRTTFGGVDGTVELFTWMKTGGLDITWAIRVDTLTAVMLILVTTVSSLVHLYSMGYMHEDPSRPRFFAYLSLFTFAMLTLVTSDNLVQMFFGWEGVGLASYLLIGFWYDKPAACAAAMKAFIVNRVGDFGFALGIFAIYMMTGSVAFEQIFATAPSLMDKSILFLGHEWHAPTVICLLLFVGAMGKSAQLGLHTWLPDAMEGPTPVSALIHAATMVTAGVFMVARMSPLFELSQTALNVVLFIGASTAFFAATIGCVQNDIKRVIAYSTCSQLGYMFTALGTGAYSVGVFHLLTHGFFKALLFLAAGSVITAMHHEQDMRHMGGLWRKIPFTYGTMMIGGLALTGFPFTAGYYSKDAIIETAFVSQSPFATYAWVMTVGAAALTAFYTWRQMFMTFHGETRADHHTFDHAHESPLTMLIPLGVLSFGALFAGMILYPYFVGHDVHSFFRDAIFMGEENKILEEMHHIPFWAKWAPTAMMVLGFLTAYWMYISNPAVPKALAKQNDVLYRFLLNKWYFDEIYDFLFVRTTKWVGNFLWKQGDIRVIDGYGPNGVSARVVDVTNRVVRLQTGYLYHYAFVMLVGVAALITWFMFGGAH